A single region of the Mechercharimyces sp. CAU 1602 genome encodes:
- a CDS encoding ABC transporter ATP-binding protein, producing MSQPLLEVKSMSKYFPIRGGVLKRVIGQVKAVDQVSFTIREGETFALVGESGCGKSTTGRTVMRLLDPTEGQVLFQGKDIAHLSRKELRMARRDLQMVFQDPYASLNPTMTVGQLIEEPMRIHGIGTGRERKDKVLSLMETVGLNGAYIQRYPHEFSGGQRQRIGLARALALNPKLIIADEPVSALDVSIQSQVLNLMEDLQDQFKLTYIFISHDLSVVKHISDRVGVMYLGRMAEIAPKDDLYRRPAHPYTQALLSAVPVPNPKRKNERIVLTGDVPSPANPPRGCAFHPRCPKVMDRCKVDRPELQRIGEDHFVACHLFDEQG from the coding sequence ATGAGTCAGCCATTGTTAGAAGTAAAAAGCATGAGTAAGTACTTTCCAATACGTGGAGGAGTTTTAAAGAGAGTTATCGGTCAGGTGAAAGCGGTCGATCAGGTTAGCTTTACGATCAGGGAAGGGGAAACGTTTGCTTTAGTAGGAGAATCGGGATGTGGGAAATCAACGACTGGACGGACAGTGATGCGATTATTGGATCCGACAGAGGGACAGGTACTCTTTCAGGGGAAAGATATTGCCCATCTCTCACGTAAAGAACTTCGCATGGCACGTCGTGATTTACAGATGGTGTTTCAAGATCCGTATGCATCGCTTAATCCGACGATGACGGTGGGTCAGCTGATTGAAGAGCCGATGCGGATCCACGGTATCGGAACAGGGAGGGAAAGAAAAGATAAAGTTCTCTCATTGATGGAAACAGTAGGGCTTAACGGAGCCTATATCCAGCGTTACCCCCATGAATTTTCAGGCGGACAGCGTCAGCGTATTGGGTTAGCGCGTGCATTGGCATTAAATCCAAAGTTAATTATTGCTGATGAACCAGTATCGGCACTAGACGTTTCTATTCAATCCCAAGTGCTTAATTTGATGGAAGATTTGCAAGATCAATTTAAACTAACTTATATCTTTATTTCCCATGATCTTAGTGTTGTTAAACACATTTCTGATCGGGTGGGTGTAATGTATTTGGGCCGTATGGCAGAGATCGCTCCAAAAGACGATCTATATCGCAGACCGGCTCATCCGTATACCCAAGCACTCTTATCTGCTGTACCTGTACCAAACCCGAAACGGAAGAATGAGCGTATTGTGTTGACGGGAGATGTTCCCAGTCCAGCTAATCCTCCTCGGGGATGTGCTTTTCACCCTCGTTGTCCCAAAGTGATGGATCGTTGCAAAGTGGATCGCCCCGAATTGCAACGTATTGGAGAGGATCATTTTGTGGCTTGTCATCTCTTTGATGAACAAGGATAA
- a CDS encoding peptide-binding protein, producing the protein MKRKSFLLSLALMMVLSVFLAACGPNNADKGDDGAAAGDPVEGGKVTLAMFSAPKGLFNPIFYEDQYDVYVLNYSFEPLFVRDEKLNLTPNLAKEWKFSDDAKELTITLEDGVKWHDGEAVTVDDMIFAWETIADKDYTGPRFSDVASIVGAEEKNKGKAETISGIEKIDDLNVKVTFKDPAANHLDKLWGFPIPEHLYKDIPIKEMPNADVTMKKPIGNGPFKISEIKPNEYVVLDKNADYFKGKPYLDQIVWKVIAQDVALGALQNGEIDFLPQIAPKEFDTLSKDDSLTIKETQDFGYQYMGFNLTKEKLQDKKLRQAMVYAIDRQGIVDGLLKGHGSLLNQHIPQASWAYNESLKDAYPYDPEKAKNILKEAGYVDKDGDGFVEDPKGNKLKLKLSYPTGNPVREQSAQPITENLRAVGLDVKLDQPAEVAVYYDNVEQSKYELFLAGWGLTPDPDPSGIWLSTDQWNFSRWDSKESDKLIKSAVTAKDAIQDQNKRKEYYAKWTELVSDESPYAFLYSQNTIEAWNKRVQGVTFDWRGAIQHPDVYKWWVSEDK; encoded by the coding sequence ATGAAACGCAAATCTTTTCTGTTGAGTTTAGCGCTTATGATGGTATTATCTGTTTTTTTAGCGGCGTGTGGTCCTAATAATGCAGATAAAGGAGATGATGGTGCCGCGGCAGGTGATCCAGTAGAGGGTGGTAAGGTAACACTGGCAATGTTTAGCGCGCCGAAGGGACTTTTTAATCCGATTTTTTATGAGGATCAATATGATGTCTATGTGCTCAACTATTCATTTGAACCTTTGTTTGTACGAGATGAGAAGTTAAACCTTACACCTAACCTAGCAAAAGAGTGGAAGTTTTCTGATGATGCTAAAGAGTTGACCATCACATTGGAAGACGGTGTTAAGTGGCATGACGGCGAAGCTGTCACTGTGGACGATATGATCTTTGCTTGGGAGACGATTGCTGATAAGGATTATACAGGACCTCGTTTTTCTGATGTTGCATCCATAGTAGGGGCAGAAGAGAAAAACAAAGGGAAGGCAGAAACCATCTCTGGTATTGAAAAAATTGATGATTTAAATGTAAAGGTTACATTTAAAGATCCGGCGGCAAACCACCTTGATAAATTGTGGGGTTTCCCTATTCCTGAGCATTTGTATAAAGATATCCCGATCAAAGAAATGCCAAATGCTGATGTAACGATGAAAAAACCGATTGGGAATGGTCCATTTAAAATTAGTGAAATCAAACCAAACGAATACGTTGTTCTTGATAAAAACGCTGATTATTTTAAAGGAAAGCCTTATCTTGATCAGATCGTTTGGAAAGTAATTGCCCAAGATGTTGCCCTAGGTGCTTTACAAAATGGTGAAATTGACTTCTTACCTCAGATTGCACCGAAAGAATTTGATACTTTGAGTAAAGATGATTCCCTAACGATCAAGGAAACACAAGATTTTGGATATCAGTATATGGGTTTCAACTTAACCAAAGAAAAGTTGCAAGACAAAAAATTACGTCAAGCGATGGTATATGCAATCGACCGCCAAGGAATCGTGGATGGCTTGTTGAAAGGGCATGGATCTCTGTTAAACCAGCATATTCCACAGGCGAGTTGGGCGTATAACGAAAGTTTGAAAGACGCCTATCCGTATGATCCAGAAAAAGCGAAAAATATTTTAAAAGAAGCTGGGTACGTAGATAAAGATGGTGATGGCTTTGTTGAGGATCCAAAAGGGAACAAGTTGAAGCTGAAACTGTCCTACCCAACGGGAAATCCGGTACGTGAGCAATCAGCTCAACCGATTACTGAGAATTTACGTGCAGTGGGTCTTGATGTGAAGTTGGATCAGCCGGCTGAAGTAGCGGTTTACTATGACAATGTAGAACAATCCAAGTATGAACTCTTCCTGGCTGGATGGGGCTTAACCCCGGATCCTGATCCAAGTGGAATTTGGCTTAGCACAGATCAATGGAACTTCTCGCGCTGGGATAGTAAAGAGAGCGATAAGCTGATCAAGAGTGCAGTAACAGCTAAAGATGCCATTCAAGATCAGAACAAACGTAAAGAGTATTATGCAAAGTGGACTGAATTAGTTAGCGATGAATCTCCGTACGCTTTCCTCTACTCTCAAAACACCATTGAGGCGTGGAACAAGCGGGTGCAAGGTGTAACATTCGACTGGCGTGGCGCGATCCAACACCCAGATGTGTATAAATGGTGGGTCTCAGAGGATAAGTAG
- a CDS encoding ABC transporter permease, with the protein MENFGRAAGLHGCTPFILERGLSHLLQYMVRRTLIFIPMLIIISMILFALIQIAPGDAFTGQFDPNLDAAHYEKVRAQFGLDKSPVEQYFIWVKNAVQGELGISFRHKVPVSELVKDRIGNTALLGISAMILTYLLAIPLGIFSAQRPYSFADYTLTGAAFIGLSMPSFFAGLLLIYLFSFQFDIFPFSGTVTAGANFGTFAYMMDKLHHLFLPAVTLSIINMASYTRYTRASVLEAKTQDYVRTAYAKGVSKNVVLRKHVLRNALLPLVTLLGLDFGIILSGAVITETIFSWPGLGQLLIDSIINRDYPIMMALTMMGSLFVLLGNLLADILYAVVDPRIRYD; encoded by the coding sequence GTGGAAAATTTCGGGCGTGCAGCAGGATTACACGGCTGTACGCCTTTTATATTGGAAAGGGGGCTGTCACATTTGTTGCAATATATGGTGAGGCGCACATTAATTTTTATTCCTATGCTCATTATTATCTCTATGATATTGTTTGCTCTTATTCAAATCGCTCCAGGGGATGCTTTTACAGGACAGTTTGATCCCAATCTCGACGCTGCGCATTATGAGAAAGTACGTGCTCAGTTTGGTTTAGATAAAAGCCCGGTAGAGCAGTATTTTATTTGGGTTAAAAATGCCGTTCAAGGAGAGTTAGGAATCTCCTTTCGTCATAAAGTTCCGGTGTCAGAGTTGGTGAAAGATCGAATTGGCAATACAGCTTTACTTGGTATTAGCGCTATGATTTTAACTTATCTGCTCGCTATTCCGCTTGGTATATTTTCAGCACAACGACCATACAGTTTTGCTGATTATACGCTTACGGGTGCCGCCTTTATAGGATTGTCTATGCCCAGTTTTTTTGCCGGTTTACTTCTCATATATCTGTTTTCCTTTCAGTTTGATATCTTTCCTTTTAGTGGAACAGTAACAGCAGGTGCTAATTTCGGTACATTTGCGTATATGATGGACAAGCTACATCACTTGTTTTTACCAGCTGTCACATTATCGATTATCAACATGGCTTCCTATACCCGCTATACGCGCGCAAGTGTCTTAGAAGCAAAGACACAAGATTATGTTCGAACTGCGTATGCCAAAGGAGTCTCTAAAAATGTGGTGTTGCGCAAACATGTTTTGCGGAATGCGTTACTCCCGCTGGTAACCCTGTTGGGATTGGACTTTGGGATAATATTGAGTGGTGCCGTGATTACAGAAACGATTTTCAGCTGGCCGGGATTGGGGCAATTATTAATTGATTCGATTATAAACCGCGATTATCCTATTATGATGGCTTTAACGATGATGGGTTCGTTATTCGTCTTATTGGGAAATTTGCTAGCAGATATCTTATATGCGGTTGTCGATCCGCGCATTCGCTATGATTGA
- the opp4C gene encoding oligopeptide ABC transporter permease: MGEQNLETNINPIVTPPESKDKKGKSPLQLALRRFLKNKMALAGIIILILVTLMAVFAPLLSSHDPLKTDLYNTEAKPSSENLLGTDETGRDNFSRLLFGGRVSLLIGVMTMLGTVFIGATLGAIAGYYGKWIDTLVMRFTDLVLALPFLLLVLFVIAVVGNTGMWMLIGILMLVVWPQTARIVRAEFLSLREREFVLSARAAGCRDSRIIFRHIVPNAIAPLIVNATLLMGLMITIESSLSFLGFGVPEPTPTWGNMLNSARSIRTLSTEPWRWLPPGFLIVITVLAINFIGDGLRDAFDTKSTRR; encoded by the coding sequence ATGGGAGAACAAAATTTAGAAACAAATATAAATCCGATAGTAACACCACCTGAATCGAAAGATAAAAAAGGAAAGTCCCCTCTTCAACTTGCATTACGTCGATTTTTAAAGAATAAAATGGCACTTGCAGGAATCATTATTCTCATATTGGTCACCTTGATGGCTGTTTTTGCACCCTTATTAAGTAGCCATGACCCACTGAAGACAGATTTATATAATACGGAAGCAAAGCCAAGCAGTGAGAATCTCCTTGGTACAGACGAGACCGGTCGGGATAATTTCTCGCGGCTTCTCTTTGGGGGACGAGTCTCACTTTTGATCGGGGTTATGACCATGCTAGGAACCGTTTTTATTGGAGCAACACTGGGTGCGATAGCAGGATATTATGGAAAGTGGATCGATACCTTGGTGATGAGATTTACCGATCTTGTGTTAGCTCTTCCCTTTTTGCTACTAGTCCTGTTCGTTATCGCTGTGGTAGGGAACACTGGGATGTGGATGTTGATCGGGATTCTTATGCTCGTGGTGTGGCCACAGACGGCACGAATCGTACGGGCGGAATTTTTATCTCTACGTGAACGTGAGTTTGTTCTCAGTGCTCGCGCGGCAGGTTGTCGTGATTCCCGTATAATTTTCCGTCACATAGTACCAAATGCCATTGCCCCACTCATCGTTAATGCGACATTATTGATGGGGTTGATGATCACAATTGAATCATCCCTTAGCTTTCTCGGGTTTGGAGTGCCGGAACCAACTCCTACTTGGGGGAACATGTTAAACTCAGCACGCAGTATTCGAACGTTATCTACGGAGCCGTGGCGATGGCTCCCACCTGGATTTTTAATCGTCATAACAGTTCTTGCTATCAACTTTATTGGTGATGGGCTTCGGGACGCATTTGATACGAAATCAACCCGTAGATAA
- a CDS encoding tetratricopeptide repeat protein — translation MSSYLDRLKRQLPSLQALTTFTEDLREVPLDQNQIERAILQAEVECAGEKVEEDKEAALFLCGYLGNAYRVVGDVARALNYLKQALGLAEELDNVRQLIVALLRLGEAYKYAGDLKQAEALFIKAQTKATTHDVTPYIDFCLQHLGKCLWEQGRGTEAKALLTEALRLRNMKGDRDLIASTQLALNVVNRHTTRLEKHN, via the coding sequence GTGAGTTCCTATTTGGATAGATTAAAAAGGCAGCTCCCATCATTACAAGCACTTACCACTTTTACAGAGGATTTGCGTGAAGTACCCCTTGACCAAAATCAGATAGAGCGAGCAATTCTGCAGGCAGAAGTAGAATGTGCTGGTGAGAAGGTAGAGGAAGATAAAGAAGCGGCTCTTTTTTTGTGTGGCTACTTAGGAAATGCTTATCGGGTGGTGGGCGATGTAGCGCGCGCACTTAACTATCTGAAGCAAGCGCTAGGTTTAGCTGAGGAACTTGATAATGTGAGACAGCTAATTGTTGCACTCCTTCGTTTGGGCGAGGCATATAAATATGCAGGCGATCTGAAACAGGCAGAGGCGTTATTTATTAAAGCACAGACTAAAGCGACAACTCACGACGTGACCCCGTATATCGACTTTTGTTTGCAACATTTAGGAAAGTGTTTGTGGGAGCAGGGTAGAGGAACAGAAGCGAAGGCGTTGTTAACTGAAGCACTGCGATTACGCAACATGAAAGGTGATAGAGACTTAATCGCTTCAACGCAATTGGCACTAAATGTTGTAAATCGACACACTACCCGATTGGAAAAGCACAACTAA
- a CDS encoding calcium-transporting P-type ATPase, PMR1-type, which translates to MSEKSRWLDWDVNRVLEHFNVRSQQGLSHQEAEERLKKIGFNQLTQAKKASFFSLFIDQFRDFMVLVLLAATLISGLLGEYTDAIAIIAIVIINAILGLVQEYRAEKSLDALKQLSAPTAKVIRASEINRITSNEVVPGDIVLLESGDRVPADVRIIRADNLHIEEAALTGESLPVEKSSDRLPHADVPLGDRTNLAYMGTMVVQGTGRGIVVATGMGTEMGRIAHLIESTEEVETPLKRRLEQLGKILIVIALLLTVVVVMTGIWHGQEAYNMFLAGVSLAVAAIPEGLPAIVTIALALGVQRMIRRRAIVRKLPSVETLGCASIICSDKTGTLTTNKMTVTNVWADGSLISVKGTGYEPTGAFLQGSRTISPRHNHSLQRLLEISILCNNAQLVQDTQRAGMLRRKQANWRIEGDPTEGALLVAGVKGECDIDALHRTWKRVREYPFDSNRKMMSVLVQRSDGKQQLLTKGAPEVILARCSHLVYKGRITLLNDTHRRDIAKSMEELARKGLRNLAFAYREVAGSVSQNEQTMERNLVFIGLAAMIDPPREEVKESIRRCHQAGIQTVMITGDHHITAEAIARQIGIYTNQDLAVNGSQLQQMSDEELDAQVNQIRVYARVSPEHKLRVVKSLQRQGHVVAMTGDGVNDAPAIKAADIGIAMGTTGTDVSKEASALVLADDNFSTIVAAIEEGRSIYDNIRKFISYLLASNVGEILVMFLAMLVGLPLPLVPIQILWVNLVTDGLPAMALGVDPAEENTMKRPPRNSRESIFARGVGWKIMTRGLLIGLSTLAAFWVSYTEIPSDLMRAQTIAFATLVFAQLIYVFDCRSQRSVFARSPWDNRWLLLAVTSSALLLMVVMYYPPLQPIFHTVSLDMREWILVIIASALPTLLAGLLDTIVLRRHQYEAKSA; encoded by the coding sequence GTGTCTGAGAAAAGTCGCTGGCTTGACTGGGATGTAAACAGAGTATTGGAGCACTTTAATGTTCGCTCTCAGCAAGGGTTATCTCATCAAGAAGCAGAAGAGCGCCTGAAAAAAATAGGATTTAACCAATTGACGCAGGCAAAAAAAGCGTCATTCTTTTCCTTGTTTATTGACCAATTTCGTGACTTCATGGTACTTGTCTTATTAGCTGCGACCTTAATTTCAGGATTGTTAGGGGAATATACAGATGCGATTGCTATCATCGCTATCGTTATCATTAATGCAATTCTTGGATTGGTACAAGAATATCGTGCCGAAAAATCATTAGATGCCTTAAAGCAGCTATCTGCCCCTACCGCTAAAGTGATCCGCGCAAGCGAAATCAACCGTATTACTAGTAATGAAGTGGTTCCCGGCGATATTGTTCTTTTAGAGAGTGGGGATCGGGTACCGGCAGATGTACGAATCATACGTGCAGACAATCTTCATATTGAAGAAGCCGCCCTCACGGGGGAATCTCTACCTGTAGAGAAAAGTTCAGATCGTCTTCCGCACGCAGATGTTCCTCTCGGAGATCGTACAAACCTTGCTTATATGGGAACCATGGTTGTTCAAGGAACGGGGCGCGGGATTGTGGTGGCAACGGGAATGGGAACCGAAATGGGCAGGATTGCCCACCTGATTGAATCGACAGAAGAAGTGGAAACCCCACTGAAGCGACGTCTGGAACAGTTGGGGAAAATCTTAATTGTGATAGCTTTATTGCTTACCGTTGTTGTTGTTATGACAGGAATTTGGCATGGACAAGAAGCTTATAATATGTTTTTAGCAGGTGTTAGTTTGGCAGTTGCCGCTATCCCTGAAGGGTTGCCCGCAATTGTTACTATTGCCCTCGCTCTAGGAGTGCAGCGCATGATCCGGCGCAGAGCGATTGTGCGCAAGCTTCCTTCAGTAGAAACACTAGGATGTGCTTCTATCATATGCTCGGATAAGACAGGTACACTTACAACTAATAAGATGACGGTAACCAATGTGTGGGCAGATGGCTCTTTGATTTCAGTCAAAGGGACTGGATATGAACCAACGGGAGCATTCCTGCAAGGGTCACGCACCATCTCACCTCGTCATAATCATTCGCTACAGCGATTACTTGAGATTAGTATTCTCTGTAACAATGCTCAACTTGTGCAAGATACTCAGCGAGCTGGAATGTTGCGTCGTAAACAAGCAAATTGGAGAATCGAGGGGGATCCGACAGAGGGAGCTTTGCTCGTAGCTGGTGTTAAAGGAGAGTGCGATATAGATGCTTTGCATCGGACGTGGAAACGTGTACGTGAATATCCCTTTGATTCCAATCGTAAAATGATGTCTGTCTTAGTACAGCGTTCTGACGGTAAACAACAACTCTTAACCAAAGGAGCACCGGAGGTCATTCTTGCACGCTGTTCACACTTGGTGTATAAAGGGAGAATCACGTTATTAAACGATACACATCGCCGTGATATTGCTAAATCGATGGAAGAGCTGGCGCGCAAAGGCTTACGCAATCTCGCATTTGCATATCGTGAAGTTGCAGGAAGTGTAAGTCAAAATGAACAGACGATGGAGAGAAACCTCGTCTTTATCGGATTGGCGGCAATGATCGATCCACCACGGGAAGAAGTGAAGGAGTCTATTAGACGTTGCCATCAAGCGGGGATTCAAACTGTCATGATTACAGGAGATCACCATATCACCGCTGAAGCCATTGCAAGGCAGATTGGGATATATACTAATCAAGACCTTGCTGTAAATGGGAGTCAACTGCAGCAGATGAGCGATGAAGAGTTAGATGCGCAAGTGAATCAGATACGAGTGTATGCACGTGTTTCTCCGGAACATAAATTGCGTGTGGTTAAGTCTTTACAGCGGCAAGGGCATGTGGTGGCAATGACAGGGGATGGCGTAAACGATGCACCTGCAATTAAAGCTGCCGACATCGGTATTGCTATGGGGACTACGGGTACAGATGTTTCTAAAGAGGCATCTGCGTTGGTTTTGGCAGATGATAATTTTTCTACGATTGTTGCTGCTATTGAAGAAGGACGCAGTATCTATGATAATATAAGAAAGTTCATCAGTTATCTTTTAGCAAGTAATGTTGGAGAGATATTGGTCATGTTTTTAGCGATGCTGGTTGGATTACCACTACCGCTAGTCCCTATTCAAATCTTGTGGGTTAATTTGGTGACGGACGGTTTGCCGGCCATGGCATTAGGGGTAGATCCAGCTGAAGAGAATACCATGAAGCGTCCCCCTCGCAACAGTAGAGAAAGTATTTTTGCACGGGGGGTAGGGTGGAAGATAATGACGCGTGGTCTACTGATTGGATTAAGTACACTCGCCGCATTTTGGGTGAGTTACACGGAGATACCCTCTGATTTAATGCGTGCACAAACGATTGCTTTTGCTACTCTAGTGTTTGCACAGTTGATCTATGTATTTGATTGTCGCAGTCAACGTTCTGTGTTTGCGCGTTCTCCGTGGGATAATCGATGGTTGTTGCTTGCAGTAACTTCTTCGGCACTCTTATTGATGGTCGTAATGTATTATCCCCCATTACAGCCCATCTTTCATACTGTATCTTTGGATATGAGAGAGTGGATATTGGTCATTATTGCCTCTGCCTTACCGACACTTCTAGCCGGACTACTGGATACCATTGTATTACGTCGTCATCAATATGAAGCCAAATCCGCATAA
- the dapF gene encoding diaminopimelate epimerase, whose amino-acid sequence MKFTKMNGLGNDFIIICQDEEPDIDVTLVQQMCDRHFGIGADGVVYVLPSVVADAQMKIMNADGSEPEQCGNAIRCVARFLYERMEMKKTSIVIETKAGLQAIQMRLDSERVTAVRVDMGEPTLHGANIPTRSNEERVVDYPLQCEGKEYRITAVSMGNPHAVLFVEDALHYPIEAVGAKLEHHPFFPNKSNIEFISIKKHDEIDMRVWERGVGQTWACGSGACAAVVAGVLNERTARKVTVHLKGGDLLIEWDRESNHVFMEGPAQFVFDGDWLL is encoded by the coding sequence ATGAAATTTACGAAGATGAATGGACTGGGAAATGACTTTATTATTATCTGTCAAGACGAAGAGCCAGATATAGATGTAACACTTGTACAGCAAATGTGTGACCGTCACTTTGGCATTGGAGCAGACGGGGTTGTATATGTGCTCCCATCTGTTGTTGCAGATGCGCAGATGAAAATCATGAATGCAGACGGTTCTGAACCTGAACAGTGTGGCAACGCTATTCGCTGCGTTGCCAGGTTTTTATATGAACGGATGGAAATGAAGAAAACTTCTATTGTCATTGAAACAAAGGCGGGCTTACAAGCGATTCAAATGCGGTTGGATAGCGAGAGGGTGACAGCTGTTCGTGTTGATATGGGAGAACCCACTTTACATGGGGCGAATATTCCTACCCGCAGCAATGAGGAGAGAGTCGTTGACTATCCGTTACAATGTGAAGGGAAAGAATATCGCATTACAGCTGTGTCGATGGGGAATCCTCATGCGGTTTTATTTGTGGAGGATGCACTTCATTATCCGATAGAAGCAGTGGGAGCAAAATTGGAGCACCATCCTTTCTTTCCTAACAAGAGCAATATTGAATTTATCTCCATTAAAAAGCATGATGAAATAGATATGCGTGTCTGGGAACGCGGAGTAGGTCAAACATGGGCGTGTGGATCAGGTGCATGTGCCGCAGTGGTAGCCGGAGTGCTGAATGAACGGACGGCACGTAAAGTTACTGTTCATTTAAAAGGCGGGGATTTATTGATAGAGTGGGATCGTGAGAGTAATCACGTCTTTATGGAAGGGCCTGCTCAGTTTGTGTTTGATGGCGATTGGCTATTGTAA
- a CDS encoding alkaline phosphatase, with translation MKQNNMKKIAGIALAGVLGVTTLCAGMTADAKMEHKPQKEAKNIILLVGDGMGPTQISAAAYLKGEGYASGSLALNRFRDVGYATTFSHDNRVTDSSAAATAFATGHKTDNGVVGQAPTNEVHVSGEEMVDVESVLELAEKKGKATGMVTTTRLTHATPASFASHVESRGLENEIATQLLQRDIDVLLGGGKRHFTTEAEGGRRDDGVNLLQEAKEKGYTLVEDRQSLQKSKSKKLLGLFNSSHMNYELDRSETKEPSLAEMTKKSLKVLNKDKDGFFLMVEGGRIDHAGHANMSAANMTDMLAFDDAVKEAYRFARKDKNTLVIVTADHETGGMSLGANGTYAFNKEVIEKQKRTTEFMGAQLNEDRSNAADVVAKYAGITDLTEAELETIRTAEYDYLGIAQVISERANVGWTTTGHTGVNVPVYSYGPRSRYLTGTVDNTMIAHVIEEALHKK, from the coding sequence GTGAAGCAAAACAACATGAAAAAAATCGCAGGTATTGCTCTGGCTGGAGTCTTAGGAGTGACGACTTTATGTGCAGGGATGACGGCCGATGCCAAAATGGAGCATAAGCCACAAAAAGAAGCGAAAAATATCATCTTACTCGTCGGTGACGGCATGGGACCTACGCAAATTTCAGCAGCAGCTTATTTAAAAGGAGAGGGTTACGCGTCTGGCAGCTTAGCGCTTAATCGCTTTCGTGATGTGGGGTATGCCACTACTTTCTCCCATGATAATCGGGTGACAGATTCATCTGCTGCCGCCACTGCCTTTGCTACTGGTCATAAAACGGATAATGGAGTTGTGGGACAAGCTCCAACAAATGAGGTGCATGTATCAGGAGAAGAAATGGTGGATGTGGAGTCTGTGCTAGAATTAGCAGAAAAGAAAGGGAAAGCGACAGGCATGGTGACGACGACCCGTCTTACTCATGCTACTCCAGCTTCTTTTGCCTCCCATGTGGAGAGCCGTGGATTAGAAAATGAAATTGCTACACAGTTGTTACAGCGAGATATCGACGTTCTCCTCGGTGGAGGAAAACGCCACTTTACGACCGAAGCTGAGGGTGGACGGCGTGACGATGGTGTAAATCTATTACAGGAAGCGAAAGAAAAAGGTTATACTCTTGTTGAAGATCGTCAATCCTTACAAAAAAGCAAGTCTAAGAAATTATTGGGTCTATTTAATAGTAGTCACATGAATTATGAGTTGGATCGGTCAGAAACGAAAGAACCTAGTCTTGCAGAAATGACAAAAAAGTCACTTAAGGTTTTAAATAAAGATAAAGATGGGTTCTTTTTGATGGTTGAAGGTGGTCGCATCGATCATGCGGGTCATGCCAATATGTCAGCTGCCAATATGACGGATATGTTGGCGTTTGACGATGCTGTAAAAGAGGCGTATCGTTTTGCTCGCAAAGATAAAAACACCCTTGTAATCGTGACTGCAGATCATGAAACAGGTGGCATGTCGCTGGGGGCTAATGGTACTTATGCATTTAACAAAGAAGTGATTGAGAAGCAAAAGCGGACTACTGAATTTATGGGTGCTCAACTTAACGAAGATCGCAGTAATGCGGCGGATGTCGTCGCCAAGTATGCTGGGATTACAGATCTGACTGAAGCTGAGTTAGAGACGATACGCACTGCAGAGTACGATTATTTAGGGATTGCACAAGTGATTAGTGAAAGGGCAAATGTGGGTTGGACAACGACGGGTCACACGGGTGTAAATGTGCCTGTCTACAGTTATGGTCCTCGTTCACGTTATCTGACTGGTACAGTGGATAATACAATGATCGCTCACGTTATTGAAGAAGCACTCCATAAAAAATAA